The Desmonostoc muscorum LEGE 12446 genome includes a region encoding these proteins:
- a CDS encoding CU044_2847 family protein, which produces MKRIVEFPLENGDLILVEVDEPGPTDHRFGLRDEMIQTAKKTFESALDQVKPIANVIMTKVNSLNQPADEVEIKFGIKMSAELGAVIASGNAEVNYEVTLKWKREP; this is translated from the coding sequence GTGAAGCGTATTGTTGAATTTCCTTTGGAAAATGGAGACTTGATTCTTGTAGAAGTGGATGAGCCTGGACCAACTGATCATCGTTTTGGTTTGCGAGATGAGATGATTCAAACAGCTAAAAAAACTTTTGAGTCTGCTCTGGATCAAGTTAAACCGATAGCCAATGTCATTATGACTAAAGTTAATAGTCTCAATCAACCTGCGGACGAAGTGGAAATCAAGTTCGGTATCAAAATGAGTGCAGAACTTGGAGCAGTCATCGCTTCTGGCAATGCCGAAGTTAATTATGAAGTTACTTTAAAGTGGAAACGGGAGCCATAA
- a CDS encoding site-2 protease family protein, with protein sequence MQGFRLGSIFGFEIRVDLSWLLIVFLVLWTLSAGLFPTNYPGLANATYFGMGLVATLLFFASLLAHELSHSFVARAKGIPVEGITLFIFGGVSRTRMDAERPDDEFQIAIVGPFTSLVLAAVFGLIWHIGKTAGWSVVVTGVASYLASINLILAIFNMLPGFPLDGGRVFRSIIWKYTGNKQKATQIASMGGKWLAYLLIALGFWELFGSALLSGLWLILIGWFLYNAAEAGYEELLIRTSLEGVRAQEIMTPYPETVNTDLTLQDLVDKYLLSRRYQSFPVVQDSHTVGIITLNQVKDVPRQEWSDRTVRETMIPMHTGVTVRPEEQMSQVLEKMQESGIRRVLVTQNGSLKGIITANDVAHWLQRQRDLGNQMR encoded by the coding sequence ATGCAAGGTTTTCGCTTAGGTTCTATTTTCGGGTTTGAAATCCGAGTAGATTTGTCCTGGCTGTTAATTGTCTTCCTCGTCCTATGGACATTAAGCGCAGGTCTATTTCCAACCAACTATCCAGGACTTGCCAATGCAACTTACTTCGGTATGGGTCTAGTAGCAACGCTTCTGTTCTTTGCCTCGCTGCTGGCTCATGAGCTTTCTCACTCCTTTGTGGCTAGGGCTAAAGGAATTCCTGTCGAAGGTATCACTCTGTTTATCTTTGGTGGGGTGTCGCGCACTCGTATGGATGCTGAACGTCCTGATGATGAGTTCCAAATTGCCATTGTCGGGCCTTTTACTAGCTTAGTGCTGGCTGCTGTGTTTGGCTTGATTTGGCATATCGGTAAAACTGCGGGATGGAGTGTTGTGGTTACAGGCGTTGCGTCTTACCTTGCCTCTATTAACCTCATCCTTGCCATTTTCAATATGCTACCTGGATTTCCTCTAGATGGCGGTCGCGTTTTCCGCTCGATTATTTGGAAGTATACCGGCAACAAACAAAAGGCGACTCAAATCGCCTCGATGGGCGGTAAATGGTTAGCATATCTGTTGATTGCCCTTGGCTTCTGGGAGTTGTTTGGTTCAGCCCTGTTGAGTGGACTCTGGTTGATTTTGATTGGTTGGTTCTTATACAACGCCGCAGAAGCTGGCTACGAGGAGCTTTTGATCCGTACAAGTCTCGAAGGAGTCAGGGCACAGGAAATCATGACTCCCTATCCAGAAACGGTAAATACTGACTTGACGCTACAAGATTTAGTGGACAAATATTTACTCAGTCGTCGTTATCAGTCTTTCCCAGTAGTTCAAGATAGCCATACTGTGGGTATTATTACCTTAAATCAGGTCAAGGATGTCCCGCGCCAAGAATGGAGCGATCGCACTGTTAGAGAGACAATGATTCCTATGCATACAGGAGTTACCGTTCGTCCAGAAGAACAAATGTCTCAGGTCTTGGAAAAAATGCAAGAATCAGGAATTCGTCGTGTGCTTGTAACTCAAAATGGTTCACTCAAAGGCATTATCACTGCCAATGATGTAGCACATTGGTTACAGCGCCAGCGAGATTTAGGCAACCAGATGCGCTGA
- a CDS encoding M10 family metallopeptidase C-terminal domain-containing protein — translation MSPSTKATISADLIPVTQLQLEQGRADAYGGTTSVTNTTKTNVNNIDGLLIGTEWLSNTVTFSFTSSFTNDYEDESGYPDSVVHASSFQTLNATQRAVARQWFDMYESVSGLNMVELTGASDRDATIRIAESNDPGTAYAYYPGNSVAAGDVWFNTSDYNNPVIGNYAYHTFGHEFGHALGLKHGHETGGISNVAMDANRDSMEFSIMTYRSYVGDPLSGGYSNETWGYAQSLMMYDIRAIQQMYGANFNHNSGNTTYTFSTTTGEMFVNGIGQGTPGGNRIFRTIWDGNGIDTYNFSNYTTNLAINLEPGNWTNLNVGGNFQRANLGDGNYARGHVFNALQFNGDTRSLIENANGGSGNDNIKGNSANNVLRGNGGNDTISGGGGDDYMDGGAGVDTVDYTHWSGGGTYNLSTGVASFPGFYNEEILNFENILTGGGNDNIIGSGANNRIIAGAGNDTVSGGGGDDYMDGGAGVDTIDYTHWSGGGTYNLGTGVASFPGFYNEEILNFENILTGGGNDNIIGSGANNRIVAGAGNDTIVGGLGNDTLTGNAGADHFRFRSLSDGVDRITDFSVLNDTIDVSAAGFGGGLVAGAFITSAQFVIGAVATDAFDRFIYNSTSGALSFDRDGSLGTFNQFQIATLSAGLAMTNNDIFVIA, via the coding sequence ATGAGTCCATCTACTAAAGCAACAATTAGTGCCGATTTAATCCCTGTTACGCAGCTACAACTCGAACAAGGAAGGGCAGACGCTTATGGAGGCACTACGTCTGTAACAAATACGACAAAAACTAATGTTAATAACATTGATGGTTTGTTAATAGGAACTGAATGGCTGTCGAACACAGTGACCTTCAGCTTCACTAGCAGCTTTACCAACGACTACGAAGATGAATCTGGCTATCCCGATTCGGTGGTACACGCTTCCAGCTTTCAAACCCTGAACGCGACCCAACGTGCTGTTGCACGCCAGTGGTTTGATATGTACGAGTCTGTCTCTGGACTCAACATGGTCGAACTGACCGGTGCTAGCGATCGCGATGCCACGATCCGCATAGCAGAGTCGAACGACCCTGGCACAGCTTATGCCTATTACCCTGGAAACAGTGTTGCAGCAGGCGATGTATGGTTCAATACATCTGATTACAATAACCCAGTGATCGGGAACTATGCTTATCACACTTTCGGGCATGAGTTTGGACATGCGCTGGGACTAAAGCATGGTCATGAGACTGGTGGCATCTCAAACGTCGCAATGGATGCTAACCGCGACTCTATGGAGTTCTCGATTATGACCTATCGCTCTTATGTGGGCGACCCTCTCAGTGGCGGATACTCGAACGAGACCTGGGGGTATGCACAATCGTTGATGATGTACGACATCAGAGCGATTCAGCAGATGTACGGTGCGAATTTTAATCATAACTCCGGCAACACGACTTACACTTTCTCGACCACAACTGGAGAAATGTTTGTCAATGGTATCGGACAAGGTACACCAGGTGGCAACCGCATCTTTCGCACGATCTGGGATGGTAATGGCATAGATACCTATAACTTCTCAAACTACACTACCAATCTGGCGATCAATTTGGAACCAGGCAATTGGACTAATCTCAACGTCGGCGGTAATTTCCAACGAGCCAATCTAGGTGATGGCAACTATGCCCGGGGACATGTGTTTAATGCCCTACAGTTCAACGGCGACACCCGTTCTTTGATCGAAAATGCCAACGGTGGCTCAGGCAATGACAACATCAAGGGCAACAGCGCCAACAACGTTTTGCGCGGCAATGGGGGCAACGACACAATCAGTGGTGGTGGTGGCGATGATTACATGGATGGTGGTGCGGGAGTAGACACCGTTGATTACACACATTGGAGTGGTGGTGGCACTTACAACCTCAGCACTGGTGTAGCATCCTTCCCTGGCTTCTATAACGAAGAGATTCTCAACTTCGAGAACATCCTGACCGGCGGTGGCAATGACAACATAATTGGTAGCGGAGCAAATAACCGCATCATTGCTGGCGCTGGTAACGATACAGTCAGTGGTGGTGGTGGCGATGATTACATGGATGGTGGCGCCGGAGTAGACACCATTGATTACACACATTGGAGTGGTGGTGGTACTTACAACCTCGGCACTGGTGTAGCATCCTTCCCTGGCTTCTATAACGAAGAGATTCTCAACTTCGAGAACATCCTGACCGGCGGTGGCAATGACAACATAATTGGTAGCGGAGCAAATAACCGAATTGTCGCTGGTGCTGGTAACGATACAATCGTTGGCGGATTAGGCAATGATACCTTGACTGGCAATGCAGGTGCAGACCACTTTAGATTCCGGTCTTTAAGTGATGGTGTTGACCGGATTACAGATTTCAGCGTACTCAATGATACAATTGATGTCTCAGCGGCTGGTTTCGGAGGAGGATTAGTAGCTGGAGCATTCATTACATCGGCTCAATTTGTTATCGGCGCGGTTGCGACTGATGCATTTGACCGATTCATCTATAACAGTACCAGTGGCGCTCTCTCTTTTGATAGAGATGGAAGCCTTGGAACCTTTAATCAATTTCAGATAGCTACACTTAGTGCTGGGCTTGCCATGACGAATAATGATATTTTCGTCATAGCTTAG
- a CDS encoding phage holin family protein — translation MLDIFLTWLITTISFLIISRLPLGIEIDGFKKAAIAAVVFGILNAILLPILSLFTLPLIILTVGLFFFILNAIIFALAAYLVEGFRLRWGFWSALSGSIALAIINSILLNIVAQIT, via the coding sequence ATGCTTGATATTTTCCTAACTTGGTTAATTACTACTATCAGTTTTTTGATTATTTCTAGATTACCTTTGGGTATAGAAATTGATGGTTTTAAAAAAGCGGCGATCGCAGCGGTTGTTTTCGGAATTTTAAATGCGATTTTGCTACCAATACTCAGTTTGTTTACCTTACCCTTGATTATCCTTACCGTTGGCTTATTCTTCTTTATTTTGAATGCAATTATTTTTGCATTGGCAGCTTATCTAGTAGAAGGTTTTCGCTTAAGGTGGGGTTTTTGGAGTGCGTTAAGTGGCTCAATTGCTTTGGCAATTATTAATTCTATTCTCTTGAATATCGTGGCTCAAATTACCTGA
- a CDS encoding fasciclin domain-containing protein — protein MSSLFRWSSLRVALLVLGMTTATVAPIVISAPASSQNTVPSTTPSATPSPTSTVNLSDVTSDYWARPFIQALADNNVISGFPDGSFRPNQSVTRAEFAALIQKAFGNQNRIRQLSAGGFSDVPAGYWAASAIQNAYEIGFLSGYPGNVFRPNQQIPKVEAIVSISNGLGLSASDTSILSTYYTDASAIPNYAVSSVAAATQASLVVNYPDVKQLNPQQALTRAEAAALLYQALVRQGRLQPIASNLPATQYIVAGSGSGTQTGNDIVSLAASSNSFTTLTSLLKTAGLAETLQQPGPYTVFAPTNDAFAALPAATLEQLQQPQNREALVKILSYHVVSGAVTGSQLSNGELKTIEERPVNIQIDRTNNQVTVNNARVIQADVPASNGVIHAINQVLIPPDINISQLNQQPQQGGTTNGGTSGVDVGRATRGGRSYIGVAGNIGLTGGDTALSEGNFTVISKLGLTNNLSVRPSVLFGDDTVFLVPLTYDFSQRTAGSVGQRTLSISPYLGAGVAIEANLDTDIGLLLTGGVDVPLGTRFTLTGAVNAAFMDETDVGLLLGVGYNF, from the coding sequence ATGTCTAGTTTGTTTCGTTGGTCATCACTCAGGGTTGCTTTGCTAGTTCTGGGAATGACAACTGCCACAGTAGCTCCCATTGTGATTTCCGCACCAGCTTCATCTCAAAACACTGTTCCAAGTACTACTCCATCTGCTACACCATCCCCAACTTCAACAGTTAATTTATCAGATGTGACTTCAGATTACTGGGCACGTCCATTTATTCAAGCTCTAGCTGACAATAATGTAATTAGTGGCTTTCCTGATGGCAGCTTTAGGCCGAATCAATCTGTGACTCGTGCTGAATTTGCCGCCCTCATTCAAAAAGCTTTCGGTAACCAAAACCGAATTCGCCAATTGAGTGCGGGTGGATTTAGTGATGTTCCTGCTGGCTATTGGGCAGCTTCAGCAATTCAGAACGCCTACGAAATTGGGTTTTTGTCAGGTTATCCAGGGAATGTATTTAGACCAAATCAACAAATACCCAAGGTAGAAGCGATCGTTTCTATCAGCAATGGCTTGGGTTTGTCTGCTAGCGATACAAGTATTCTTAGTACCTACTACACCGATGCTTCAGCTATCCCCAACTATGCCGTTAGTAGTGTAGCAGCAGCAACACAAGCTAGTCTTGTTGTCAACTACCCAGATGTTAAACAACTCAATCCCCAACAAGCCCTAACTCGTGCTGAAGCAGCAGCACTTTTATATCAAGCTTTAGTGAGACAGGGACGGCTACAACCCATTGCTAGCAATCTGCCAGCTACTCAGTATATTGTCGCTGGATCTGGTAGCGGCACTCAAACAGGTAACGATATTGTTTCTCTGGCTGCATCCAGTAATTCTTTTACAACACTGACTTCTTTATTAAAGACAGCCGGTTTAGCAGAAACTCTTCAACAGCCAGGTCCTTATACTGTTTTCGCTCCCACAAATGATGCATTTGCTGCTTTACCCGCTGCTACCTTAGAACAATTGCAGCAACCACAGAACAGAGAAGCATTGGTTAAGATTTTGAGTTATCACGTAGTTTCTGGTGCGGTAACTGGTAGTCAACTCTCAAACGGCGAACTGAAAACCATTGAAGAAAGACCTGTAAATATTCAAATCGATCGCACTAACAATCAAGTCACAGTCAATAATGCTAGAGTCATCCAGGCGGATGTCCCAGCCAGCAATGGTGTTATCCATGCAATTAACCAAGTCCTCATCCCGCCTGATATTAATATCAGTCAGTTAAATCAGCAGCCCCAACAAGGAGGCACTACTAATGGTGGAACATCTGGTGTAGATGTAGGTAGAGCTACTCGTGGTGGCAGAAGCTATATCGGAGTTGCTGGTAACATTGGTTTAACCGGTGGCGATACAGCTTTGAGCGAAGGTAACTTTACAGTCATCAGCAAACTTGGTCTGACAAACAATCTGTCAGTAAGACCGTCAGTGCTGTTTGGAGACGATACAGTATTTCTGGTTCCGTTGACTTATGATTTTTCTCAACGTACAGCAGGTTCGGTGGGTCAACGAACCCTGAGCATATCTCCTTATCTGGGTGCTGGTGTAGCTATTGAAGCTAATCTCGATACTGATATTGGATTATTGCTAACTGGTGGTGTAGATGTTCCTTTAGGTACTCGATTCACACTTACAGGTGCTGTAAATGCCGCTTTTATGGATGAAACTGATGTCGGATTGCTATTAGGGGTTGGCTACAACTTCTAA
- a CDS encoding trypsin-like peptidase domain-containing protein produces MSTHLESSIVRIYSINAKVVGAGFLVSQKYILTCAHVVADALGIARNTAEMPKTEVCLDFPFLAAKQFFTARIVFWRPVNPNEFAEDIAALELESSPPNTAQPARLVASEDLWGHPFRVLGFPKNQPNGVWAAGEIRAGLANGWVQLEDIKQQGYALEPGFSGAPIWDEQLQGVVGMAVAGEIERATAKVAFIIPTQVLITAWLELSEQVPVTEVTPGIDIKKCKQDWGLAQNIYSFYGRTEEISTLKHWIIEEEKPCQLVLLLGIGGIGKTSLSLKLARDIQDEFEYVFWRSLLNAPLSSDIFSDLINFISDQKKTGLSDTVDEQITQLITYLQQHRCLLILDNLDAVLDSSNQSRFKEGYEGYGKFLSKVGEVTHNSCLLLTSREKPPEVVKLEIGEKGLTRTYSLSGLNYSDSQEIFADIGSFAGSNEEWKEIIEFYSGNPLALELAAKHITEVYSGEISDFLKQGKQVFGELNDLLDWHFQRLSDKEQEIMYWLAINREPVSLSELIEDIFASKSVKNEIPSILQVLQRRFPLVKSQKHFSLQPVLIEYLSERLVKCVYKEINEEETILLLNRHALIKASTKDYVREAQIRFIIEPIVEEFFYNDDKKFEDQLFKLVSKLKREELPQRGYLGGNILNLLCHIGTDLSGCDFSCLKLWQVYLSDANLKDVNLAHSDLSKSSFAETFSSILAIAFSPDGVSLATTDPNEIHLWRISDGQNLMTYKGHVGWIWSVAFSSDGKILASGGEDCTIKLWDVNNGQLLRTLQEHKDFVRFLAFSPDEKILASSSDDLTIKLWNTNTGECLNTIQAHADWIWCVVFSPDGQTLATGSDDQMVKLWDVKTGRCIITLQEHSDFVRSVAFSPDGSKLISGSGDKTIRLWDIKTGECLKVFEGHSGSVWRVAFSPDGQIIASGSDDKTVKLWDINTGDCTKTLQGYKGRVGSVAFSPPDGQTLATGSDDQMVKLWDVKTGQCWKTLKGSTHWIYSVACSSNAGMLASSGEDRLVRLWNLETGQCIKTFEGHTNRVWSVAFSPGNDFLASSGSEDKTVKLWDIATGRCLKTFQEHRDWVWSVAFSPDGQTLASASDDKTVKLWDVNTGQCIKTFEGHTNCLASVDFSPNGKLIASGGGDQVVRLWNINEGKCCGILEGHTGLIWSVRFSPNNQMVASGSQEQTIKLWNIETQQCIRTLKEHSNWVCAVAFSSDNTTFASGSEDQTVKIWNIETGQCIKTFQGHTGRVWSVIFSPDAKTLFSGSQDGTIRVWDINQGECIRTLRVSRPYERMNITGTTGLTEAQKGTLKILGAVEDEK; encoded by the coding sequence ATGTCCACACACCTGGAGTCATCAATTGTCAGGATTTACTCAATCAATGCCAAGGTTGTTGGTGCTGGCTTTTTAGTTTCCCAAAAATATATCCTTACATGCGCCCATGTGGTAGCAGATGCTCTAGGAATTGCCAGAAACACTGCTGAAATGCCTAAGACAGAAGTCTGCTTGGATTTTCCTTTCTTAGCGGCAAAACAATTCTTCACAGCCAGGATAGTATTCTGGCGACCTGTTAATCCTAATGAGTTTGCTGAAGATATTGCGGCATTGGAATTAGAAAGCTCTCCTCCTAATACCGCTCAACCAGCACGACTGGTAGCTTCAGAAGACTTATGGGGGCATCCTTTCCGAGTTTTGGGTTTTCCAAAGAACCAGCCCAATGGAGTTTGGGCTGCTGGTGAAATTAGAGCCGGACTTGCCAATGGTTGGGTGCAACTGGAGGATATAAAACAACAAGGTTATGCATTAGAGCCTGGTTTCAGTGGTGCGCCAATATGGGATGAGCAGCTACAGGGTGTAGTAGGAATGGCAGTAGCGGGGGAAATAGAGCGAGCGACAGCCAAAGTGGCGTTTATTATTCCTACTCAAGTGCTGATTACAGCATGGTTAGAGTTGAGCGAGCAAGTTCCTGTAACGGAAGTGACACCAGGCATTGACATTAAAAAATGCAAACAAGATTGGGGACTAGCACAAAATATTTATAGTTTCTATGGACGTACTGAGGAAATCTCCACTTTAAAACACTGGATCATTGAAGAAGAGAAACCATGTCAATTAGTCTTGTTGCTGGGCATAGGTGGGATCGGAAAAACGAGCTTATCATTGAAGCTAGCACGAGATATTCAAGATGAGTTTGAATATGTCTTTTGGCGTTCATTATTGAATGCTCCATTAAGTTCAGATATCTTTTCAGATTTAATCAATTTTATATCCGATCAGAAGAAAACTGGTTTATCAGACACTGTAGATGAGCAAATAACTCAGTTGATTACTTATTTGCAGCAGCATCGTTGCTTGCTAATACTTGACAATTTAGATGCAGTCCTGGACAGCAGTAATCAATCCCGGTTTAAAGAGGGGTATGAAGGTTATGGTAAGTTTTTATCAAAAGTTGGTGAAGTTACCCATAATAGTTGCTTGCTGTTGACTAGCCGTGAAAAACCTCCGGAAGTTGTGAAGTTGGAAATAGGAGAAAAAGGACTAACTCGCACGTATAGTTTAAGTGGCTTGAACTATTCAGACAGCCAGGAAATATTCGCCGACATCGGTTCCTTTGCTGGTTCAAACGAAGAATGGAAGGAAATAATTGAGTTTTATAGCGGCAATCCTTTGGCTCTAGAGCTTGCTGCCAAGCATATTACCGAAGTATATTCGGGCGAAATTTCTGATTTTTTGAAACAAGGAAAACAGGTATTTGGTGAACTAAATGATTTATTAGATTGGCATTTTCAACGTTTATCAGACAAAGAGCAAGAGATAATGTACTGGTTAGCAATCAACCGTGAGCCAGTTTCACTTTCAGAGCTAATAGAAGATATTTTTGCATCCAAAAGCGTCAAAAATGAAATTCCTTCAATTCTACAAGTCTTACAGCGAAGATTTCCTCTCGTGAAAAGTCAAAAGCATTTTTCATTGCAGCCTGTGCTTATTGAGTATTTAAGCGAACGCTTAGTTAAATGTGTATATAAAGAGATTAATGAAGAAGAAACAATATTACTATTAAATAGGCATGCACTCATTAAAGCATCTACAAAAGATTATGTCAGGGAAGCTCAAATTCGCTTTATTATTGAGCCTATTGTCGAGGAATTTTTTTATAATGATGATAAAAAATTTGAAGATCAGCTATTTAAATTAGTATCAAAATTGAAAAGGGAAGAACTGCCTCAGCGAGGTTATTTGGGTGGAAATATTCTTAATTTACTTTGTCATATAGGTACTGATTTGAGCGGTTGTGATTTTTCATGCCTAAAACTTTGGCAGGTATATTTGTCAGACGCAAATTTGAAAGACGTAAACTTAGCTCATTCCGACTTATCTAAATCCTCTTTCGCAGAAACCTTTAGTAGTATCTTAGCAATAGCTTTTAGTCCAGATGGAGTATCGCTTGCCACTACTGACCCCAACGAAATCCACTTGTGGAGAATTTCTGACGGTCAAAACTTAATGACCTATAAAGGACATGTAGGCTGGATCTGGAGTGTCGCTTTCAGTTCAGATGGAAAGATTTTAGCTAGTGGAGGTGAGGATTGTACAATAAAGCTATGGGATGTCAATAATGGTCAACTCCTCAGAACGTTACAAGAGCACAAAGATTTCGTTCGCTTTCTTGCCTTTAGTCCAGATGAAAAGATTTTAGCAAGCAGTAGCGACGATCTGACAATAAAGTTATGGAATACTAACACTGGTGAATGTTTGAACACAATTCAAGCCCATGCTGATTGGATTTGGTGTGTCGTGTTCAGCCCAGATGGTCAAACTCTTGCTACTGGCAGTGATGATCAAATGGTAAAGCTGTGGGATGTTAAAACTGGTCGTTGCATAATAACTCTTCAAGAACACAGTGATTTTGTACGGTCAGTAGCATTTAGTCCTGATGGGTCTAAGCTTATTAGTGGTAGTGGAGATAAAACAATTAGATTATGGGACATTAAAACTGGTGAATGTTTAAAAGTATTTGAGGGGCACAGTGGCTCTGTCTGGCGTGTTGCCTTTAGCCCGGATGGTCAAATTATTGCTAGTGGAAGTGATGATAAAACAGTGAAGTTATGGGATATTAACACTGGAGATTGCACCAAAACACTACAAGGATACAAAGGGAGAGTTGGTTCTGTTGCCTTTAGTCCCCCCGATGGTCAAACTCTTGCTACTGGCAGTGATGACCAAATGGTAAAACTTTGGGATGTTAAGACTGGTCAATGCTGGAAAACGCTAAAGGGATCTACTCATTGGATCTATTCAGTTGCGTGTAGCTCCAATGCTGGTATGTTAGCTAGTAGTGGAGAAGATAGACTTGTCAGGCTATGGAACCTTGAAACTGGTCAATGCATCAAAACTTTTGAAGGGCATACAAATCGAGTTTGGTCTGTTGCATTTAGCCCTGGTAATGATTTTCTAGCTAGCAGTGGTAGTGAAGATAAAACAGTGAAGTTATGGGATATTGCAACTGGGCGTTGTCTGAAAACATTCCAGGAGCATAGGGATTGGGTTTGGTCTGTCGCGTTTAGTCCAGATGGTCAAACTCTTGCAAGTGCTAGTGACGACAAAACAGTAAAACTATGGGACGTTAATACTGGTCAATGCATCAAAACTTTTGAAGGACATACCAACTGCTTGGCTTCAGTAGACTTTAGCCCTAATGGCAAGCTCATTGCTAGTGGCGGTGGAGATCAAGTCGTGAGGCTTTGGAATATCAATGAAGGAAAGTGTTGCGGAATTTTGGAAGGACATACTGGTCTAATTTGGTCTGTTAGATTTAGCCCTAATAATCAAATGGTTGCCAGTGGTAGTCAAGAGCAAACTATAAAGCTATGGAACATTGAAACGCAACAGTGTATTAGAACATTGAAGGAGCACTCTAATTGGGTATGTGCAGTTGCATTCAGTTCAGATAATACAACTTTTGCCAGTGGTAGTGAAGACCAGACAGTAAAAATATGGAATATTGAAACTGGTCAATGCATTAAGACTTTTCAAGGACATACTGGCCGAGTTTGGTCTGTCATATTTAGTCCAGATGCGAAGACTTTATTTAGTGGTAGTCAAGATGGAACAATTAGAGTCTGGGATATTAATCAAGGTGAATGTATAAGAACACTAAGGGTTAGCCGACCTTATGAAAGAATGAATATAACAGGAACTACTGGCTTAACAGAGGCACAGAAAGGAACACTAAAAATTTTAGGGGCAGTAGAGGATGAAAAATGA
- a CDS encoding superoxide dismutase, whose protein sequence is MIRFLRETIIFFITTIVLAILIISYNPVPIAEAQPSTTTPTTTNRSLLSVAYPNRALSASPAQLPPLPYGYGALAKAIDAETMKLHHDAHHASYVNNLNDALKQYPDLQKRSVESLLVDLNSVPENIRTKVRNNAGGHLNHTIFWQLMSPQGGGQPTGSIAQEINQTFGSFDAFKKQFNAAGAARFGSGWVWLARNPQNQLQIVTTANQDNPIMDGLYPILGNDVWEHAYYLKYRNRRADYLNNWWNVVNWPQINRRAQLSSKQ, encoded by the coding sequence ATGATCAGATTTTTGCGAGAAACAATAATTTTTTTTATCACAACAATTGTGCTGGCAATTCTGATAATCTCTTACAATCCAGTACCTATAGCTGAGGCACAACCTTCTACAACAACACCAACAACAACTAATAGGTCGCTTCTTTCTGTAGCTTATCCGAATAGGGCACTCAGTGCTTCTCCCGCACAATTACCACCATTGCCTTACGGTTATGGGGCGCTAGCAAAAGCTATTGATGCTGAAACTATGAAATTGCATCATGACGCGCATCACGCTAGCTACGTCAACAACTTAAATGATGCATTGAAGCAGTATCCAGATTTGCAAAAAAGAAGTGTTGAAAGTTTACTAGTGGATTTGAACAGCGTACCAGAAAATATTCGGACAAAGGTACGCAATAATGCTGGTGGTCACCTCAACCATACGATTTTTTGGCAACTGATGAGTCCCCAAGGTGGTGGACAACCCACAGGAAGCATCGCTCAAGAAATTAACCAAACTTTTGGCAGTTTCGATGCCTTTAAAAAACAGTTTAACGCAGCTGGCGCAGCTCGTTTCGGAAGTGGTTGGGTTTGGCTAGCACGTAACCCTCAAAATCAACTCCAGATTGTGACTACAGCCAATCAAGATAACCCGATTATGGACGGTTTATACCCGATTTTGGGTAATGATGTTTGGGAACATGCTTATTACCTTAAATATCGCAACCGTCGTGCTGACTATTTAAATAATTGGTGGAATGTAGTGAACTGGCCGCAGATTAACAGGCGAGCGCAACTCTCATCAAAACAGTAG